GATGTCGTTATCCACTCCTCAAGGACAGACCTGTTCTCTATCAATGAATAACATCTGACAGGAACTAGCAACCACATTCCTTAGTAGGAGTGGTCTACACGTGGAGTCTACCTAGACAGCCAGGAACATCCGATGGATAGAGAATACATAGGATCACCTTGTCATCCTCGTGATATTTCTGTCAGGTTTTTGAGCGGTACCTATGCATGTGCAAAAAGTTTGCCAACATTTATAATaatgtatgccatttagcagacacctttACTTAAAGTGGCTTATAACAACTGAttgcatacatttttgtactgGTGGCCCCAGGAGGCCCCGGGAGGCCCCAGCGGGACATTCAGTACAGTTTTACTGTAGATCAACAGTCTTCTGATAAATCTTTCAATTAAAGATATAACTGCAATACAAAGCTGGTGGTGCAATTCTGGGCTTGTTTTTTTGGCCTAACCTTCACTCCCCTTCGTTAGATGCAGTATGTTGTATTGAAGCTAAGCTATAATAGTGTTATGATGGGTAAAGTGACACCTGCAGGTAAAACATGTGAAAGTGCAGAGCAATGGAAATTATACAGGGTCTGTATCCACATACACTCCATCAGCATCTCTGTTGACAGATGCACAAAGCTATCGCCCTTTATAGCCATTCAAACTAGTCTAGATCCACAGTGTGCTAGACCCCTATGGCTTTAAGATACACACTGAAACACAGGTGACAAACAATGTTTGTCCCCAGGGGATAGGCTCATAGACACGATCTCCTGTATCGTCACCTCACCTGACTATTTACATATTGCCATTCCGCCATCTCCCATTGGCCAGCGATGTCACAAAGGGGCGGGGTCAGAACATCACACCACTGTGACAGTCTACGAGGGGGAGTGTCTTGTGACATGCGAACAGGAAGTCACttcaggaacaggaacaacaggTCACTAGCCAGTTTACTaaacagaacagagtggtactgGCTGTACTGGTCTGGTGATTAGCAATAACAATACTCTCTGTCTCAGAGacccaaagactccagccactacCCAGAGCAGTGGCTTTCCTCTCAGGCTGCAGGGGAGGATACACTTTGACACACACTGCTGCACTCAATCAAACACACCCAAACACATGTAGGCCAACTAGTCGTAGGCCAACTAGTCGTAGGCCAACTAGTCACTAGTAGTTCTACCATCGATATGTTCAGTGGTGGCTCTACACTGTTGAAAATTGGTAGGAGTGAGAGTAAGACTGGTCAAGAGCATCACCACTTAGCTGGTCCATTACATTTCTCCATATGCCCCGGTCAGGCCTGTACATACCATGGTGAAGTCTGAGGGTTAAATGAACTGAGCTTGTGATGGTTTGACCCATCATGTGAAGGGGAGATGATTTGACTGGTACAGGTGTTCTTAACTAGGTCATGACAATAGCAGCTGCGTCAGTGTGTCGTCTGTTGTGTATGTCTACCTCTTTATGGTACTCAGCAGTGCACTGAATGAACAATAGAATGTACAGTCATATCGACCCACTAGATGGCCAAGCTGCAAAGTCGTAAAAATATATGGATTTGTTTTTGCTTTTTTATCTTaatttaaggtaagggttaggcataaggttagcagtgtggttaaggttaggtttaaaatcagatttaaaaTCAGTCGTTAAAGGGCAATTTGGGTCACGGTCAATTTTCTCATTTGGGTCTTGAGCTGATaaagtttaagaacccctggGATAGATAGTAGCAAGAAGCTACTGTTGAACAGTTTAACTTGTTGACCTACTGCATAGTAAAacctagagagggagaggaaaagtaATTTGTTTCCTTTGGAGTCTGTCTGACCTACAAGTCATTTGTTTCCCTTGGAGTCTGTCTGACCTACAAGTCATTTGTTGTCTGATCTACAAGTCATGTGTTTCCCTTGGAGTCTGTCTGACCTACAAGCCATTTGTTTCCCTTGGAGTCTGTCTGACCTACAAGTCATGTGTTTCCCTTGGAGTCTGTCTGACCTACAAGTCATTTGTTTCCTTTGGAGTCTGTCTGACCTACAAGTCATTTGTTTCCCTTGGAGTCTGTCTGACCTACAAGTCATTTGTTTCCCTTGGAGTCTGTCTGACCTACAAGTCATTTGTTTCCTTTGGAGTCTGTCTGACCTACAAGTAATTTGTTTCCTTTGGAGTCTGTCTGACCTACAAGTCATTTGTTTCCCTTGGAGTCTGTCTGACCTACAAGTCATGTGTTTCCCTTGGAGTCTGTCTGACCTACAAGTCATGTGTTTCCCTTGGAGTCTGTCTGACCTACAAGTCATGTGTTTCCCTTGGAGTCTGTCTGACCTACAAAGCGCTTCCATATGTTATTGTTGGACCTCCAAGTACCCCATATGGGGGATATGGGAAGGCTACTGCAGTCAGTCAagcctgcatctcaaatggcaccctattccctatatagtgcactacttttgacaagtagtgcacaatgtacggaatagggtgccatttgagacacatccAGGCCACCACAACAGGGGAGGAAGAAGAGGTCCGACTAAGAATAGTGGgatttaatcaatcaatcaatcaatcaatcaattttattttatatagcccttcgtacatcagctaatatctcgaagtgctgtacagacacccagcctaaaaccccaaacagctagtaatgcaggtgtagaagcacggtggctaggaaaaacaggGGTGTCTGTTAATGTTGATGTTTACATTTTTCacagctctccctctcttcctgtagCCCATAATTGATTTGGAGTGTGGGGGTGAGTTTTTAAAGTTTAAAATCAAACATTGGTGAAGGATGCTAAACTTTGATTTGGATAAACTGCCATCTTTACTAGTCACCCTTAACGTTACCTGGTTTAGACACATTTTGTCCAAAAACAGGTCAAGTTAAGGGTGACTAGAAAAGAAGGCAGTAGGCCTGCACTAACTGACTAAAACaaacaatgtgtgtgtctgaaaggTACACAAAGCATTCCTTAGTTTGCATGTCACCCACTGGCCCACATCTGACCCCTTATTATTTTATAGATAGGCCACAGCCTTTGTGAATGTAGCATGTGTGTTTCACTAAGGCGTTGCTGTCTAGTTTACAGCTCAAATAGGTCTACAAATTCTCCTATCGGTGGGTTGGAAATGGCTACTTCTAGCTGGTGCAAACAAAGCTTTTGGACAAAATGAGCAATAAATTGACTAAGATTGACACATGTCCCAACCCTCCCATAACATACATAACTCCTACATGGAAGTCTGTTGATGGCCATGGCCTTCCTAtagcctaaacacacacacacacacagctttcctATAGCGTGATAAAAGCAAGAGGAatgtacagagaggagaggaagagagagaaagggagatgtaGGGCACAAAGCCGCCTACAGAGGGACTGAGCGGCACCATACATGTAAAGTAAGGGTTATAACAGATTAAGAAGCTGAAAAAGGGATTGCACAAGACAaatccagacctgggttcaagtagTATTCAATTACTTtagctgggcttgattgagcttgacTGGCACAGTGAATGGatccaatggaatagtcccaaaagtccAAACTAATTCTGACCATCTGTCATCTTTATGCAGGCACaatcaaacactcacacactttatGCAGGCACAatcaaagtacacacacacacacacatttatatatatatataaagatgaatactatttgaacccaggtccagACAACTCCTTATAGGCCTTTGTAAAGATGTCAAGATAAAGAGACCAGTAAACGCTGAAAGGCCTGGGGTTTTGTAATGAAATAGTAAAGTGTCAGATCATTTTGGGTGGGTTTGACTTTGAGGAGAAACGTGAGTTTGTTGTTAGCCAGTTCTTTGCAAGATTCCAAAAGTGACGTCAGAGCAATAAATATCACTGCATTAACTTACAAAACATCTTGACAGACATAATGCCTGTTAAAAGTCAAGGTCACCAGGTCAAAATAAATCTAGTTGGGAAAAGCTCCAGCCATCTAAAGTATATTCTAGATATGtgaagaagaaaataaaaaatatttcaaGATCACATGAAACTGTTATCAGCAGGCCAGGCCTACAGACCATAGAGTCTATAGACTGTatggcagtggaggctgctgaggggaggacggctcattatAATGTCttgaacggagcgaatggaatggcatcaaacagatggaaaccatgtgtttgatgtatttgataccattccacttatacAACTCCAACCATTACCTCGTGCCTGTccttcccaattaaggtgccaccagcctcctgtgctgTATGGTACAGAATCGATAGGTGTTTTTTTGTAATCGTTACTTTTCTAATGTACGTCTGCCCTCTTGTGGAAGTCGTGAGTATTGCGCTAAAAGTTCATTCTTGCATTTCTGGATCTCTTGCGCCATCTCGCGAAATAATCGAGCAGTGCGTCCAGGCCTCTTTTTTTCCATACAGGTGAGTGCGATGCTGTTAATGTTTTACCTGGAGGCCCGTGACGTCAGATCTGACGTGTCCCTTCAAGAAGAGGAACCGTGGAAGCCATGAGTATATTTATACCCATTTAGACTACTTTACTGGCGAAAGGAAACGCTTAAAAGGTTAACTTGAATTTAAGCGGACAAGCTTGTAGTGGTTGAAATACTTGCGGAGTGATTCATTTGGTGCTGATAATGTCTGCCTCCGCTGTCTTCGTTCTGGACTTGAAAGGAAAGGTAAGATCATTTCTCATTTTGATTGTTGCCATTGATAACGTTATAAACAATGTCAGTTTCAGCTTGACTTGACCTTAACTCGCTTTTGTTTGGGATTGAAATCGAGTTTGTTCAACGTTTGCTCTTGCCATTAAACATTAATAGATAGCCACGTCGTTAAAGATTAATTCGTTGCATGTGACATTTCCATTCAAGCCTTGCACAAGTCACTTCCGGGACACAAGTGGATAGAAACAGGTCATAAGGCCAGTGGCTGCATCCTTTTTAGACTTGACAAATTCTTATACCAGGTGTTATGAAAAAAGCTACCACAAAATAATTACATATCATTTCCAAACATGAAAGTGAATATAGTAAGTGAGTCAAAGTTGCCTGGCACCTGTCATCTTGTGTACATTGTAGAAGGATAGTGCAAAGATTAACACCATTATAAATCACATTTGGTTGGGCGGACAACACAGTACTTCCTGTTGTAAACAGAAGAGAGTGCTCTATTCAGGTTTCTTATCCACAAACAAACATTGACCACAACCAGTATAGCCTGAATCTCTCACAGCTAGAGGTGTAATTTCATAAAAAGATTCCATCCCTCTACAATAGGCCTAGAAGTCATGGGAGGACAATAGGCCTAGAAGTCATGGGAGGACAATAGGCCTAGAAGTCATGGGAGGACAATAGGCCTAGAAGTCATGGGAGGACAATAGGCCTAGAAGTCATGGGAGGACAATAGGCCTAGAAGTCATGGGAGGACAATGGGCCTAGAAGTCATGGGAGGACAATAGGCCTAGAAGTCATGGGAGGACAATAGGCCTAGAAGTCATGGGAGGACAATAGGCCTAGAAGTCATGGGAGGACAATAGGCCTAGAAGTCATGGGAGGACAATAGGCCTAGAAGTCATGGGAGGACAATAGGCCTAGAAGTCATGGGAGGACAATAGGTCTAGAAGTCATGGGAGGACAATAGGCCTAGAAGTCATGGGAGGACAATAGGCCTAGAAGTCATGGGAGGACAATAGGCCTAGAAGTCATGGGAGGACAATAGGCCTAGAAGTCATGGGAGGACAATAGGCCTAGAAGTCatgggagaggaaagaggacatgGTTTCAGGTGGCACAACAGCAAGAGGTTGTATTAGGCTACATGCAAATTAGTAGGCCTAGGCAACTATATTCAGCAGCCGGACGATTATGGTCgtggggccagaacataattataataatttgtacactgcaaattgaccacaactaagccaAAAAGACatatttgaaaataataatttcataccttgattacattgagacacaaTCATTAAAGTAAACTCAATTTTAGCTGAATTCTTGTTGATTTTAgtattctttattttttatttttacaaaaacTAAAATCCTAAAAAAGATATATTATATGTTGATTTTACTAAAGAAATATCACTTGGGACGGTTTTGGGCCGCCTGTTGCCGAACCCCTGGCCTAGGCTGACACAACAACTGACAAGCCACAATAACCACCGTTATAAGCCTGTAGCATGGTACTACTGTACACCTAGACTTTGTTGGCACTGCAACATCTTGATTGAGTGACAGGTGTAGCTCTGGAGAGTTATCAAGCCCTTATGTTCTTCCTTCATTTAGCATTCCTTAGAGATGGAATCGATGGAACATGTACAGGACTCAACATGAAATATTGTGTAACGTTTATGAGAACTCTTCGCCTGACACATCCAAAAGGCTGCTGGAATGATGATCTCTAGTTCTACTGTTCCCATATCTGCGCTACGTTACCTCATCACCTCTCTCACCCGTTGACCTCGACGTTACATTACCTCATCACCTCTCTCACCTGTTGACCTCTACGTTACATTACCTCATCACCTCTCTCACCCGTTGACCTCTACGTTACATTACCTCATCACCTCTCTCACCCGTTGACCTCTACGTTACATTACCTCATCACCTCTCTCACCCGTTGACCTCTACGTTACATTACCTCATCACCTCTCTGACCATTGACCTTTGTTACATTACCTCATTACCTCTCTCACCCATTGACCTCTAGTAGGACCATGAGTTTTTTAAATCACGTCACATGGTTAGGAAAAACTCAGGTGCCTTAAGGGTGACCTTTGACCCATATAGTTTATTGTTTTTCTTTCCCTATTAATTTCCCCTCTTACCCTGCAGGTGCTCATATGTCGGAACTACAAGGGCGATGTGGACATGGCTGAGATTGACCATTTCCTGCCTTTGCTCATGACACAGGAAGAGGAGGGGCTTACCTGTCCAATCATGTCGCACGGCAACGTTCACTTCCTGTGGATCAAGCACACCAACCTGTACTGTATCCTTATAATGATTTTAGTCGCTAGCCAGCTAAAAGTTAATCATTACCATTTTGTAGCCTGTATAAATAATGTTAGCTTTACTAATGAGATGCTAGTCAAACCTACACGAagacaaatatgtatttttcccTAGAGTAAAGATGATAATGAACTTCTTAAACATATTACTCTAGGACCTTAGAACACACAGGCCTATTCTATCTACCTTGACGCTCTAATAGTGGTGGCCACTACCAACAAGAACTCCAACGCCTCTCTGGTCTACGCCTTCCTCTATAAAGTGGTTGAGGTGAGTCAGAGGTCTGTCTGTGCTGTCTTAACAACTCCATTGCTGTCATTTTCACCCCAATGGCTGAGTCAGAAGTGTTTCTCACTACCAAAAGACCTGCATAATGTGTCTACTGGTTTCTCCCTACCCATTTGACATAACATGTTCCAAACATGATCATAATTCACATATTATTACTGAGGTTGCCAATCGATGTTGTGTTGTTTCCAGGTGTTCACAGAGTACTTTACAGAGTTGGAGGAGGAGAGCATACAGGACAACTTTGTGGTGGTCTATGAGCTACTGGACGAGCTCATGGACTTTGGCTTCCCCCAGACCACCGACAGCAAGATCCTGCAGGAGTGAGTGACACCCGCTCACTTACTTACTTGCTTATGGCTGTCCTTCGATGATGACGCTGCTCCCAATTGTGGTTATTGTGTGGAGTTGCGTCAGTGCCGTGGCTGTGCAGGCCAATTCCATACCCGTGTGGTTTGCCACATGAGGGGCAGGTGAATTCTCCACCTCAGAGGGGTGTACCTGCTGCATGCTGGTGTCGTTGTGCAAGACGTTTCGATTCTCCTCTCTGGGATTGTGTCCTGGAGGTGTGTGACACCCAGGTGGAAGGTGGGACACCAGGTATGGCAGTTGGTTGTCAAGGCTCTCCGCTTCAGGAAGGTCTTGCTGTGGTCCTTGATGCGCTTCTTCTGCCCCCTGGCAGACCTCAGTCCATTCGTCAGCTGACCATAAAGGATCTGCAGAGGAAGGCTGTGGGGGAGCCTGCCAATcacaacacacactgatacacatgTTCCCTGTTACAATATAGTCAATTAGTCATACACGTGTACTGGGTAAATGGAGAGAACGGACTGAGAATGGTTGAGTATGGCGCTTCTAACGCCAGGGTAGTGAGTtcgattcccaggaccacccatacaTAAAATGTATGCGCGCATGATTgaaagtcgctttggataaaagcatctgctaaatggcatatttattattattataagatGCAGCTTTAATAGACAGACACTGGTTCTAGACCCAACATCATAAAGTAAGGACAAGTTTTGGGACTTCTGAAAGTCCAATCAGACTGATctccatactgtctgtctctactacagGTACATTGAATGTTATCTTGACTTAGCCtgattccagatctgtttgtgctgtcttgccaattcCTGGTCCTTGTAATTCGTTGTCATacaaaacagatctgggatcaagCTACTGATGTCCATACTGGCTGTCTCTCCAGGTACATCACGCAGGAGGGCACCAAGCTGGAGGTGGCTAAGACCAAGGTTCCCACCACTGTCACCAACGCTGTGTCCTGGAGGTCAGAGGGCATCAAGTACAAGAAGAATGAGGTCTTCATCGATGTCATCGAGTCCATCAACTTACTGGTGAGTGGTTTACCATAAGGACGTTGGGTTTGATGCAATTCGGCAATGAATTTGCTTGTGTTTGGGCAATATCAATAATTGTCAGAATTGGTTTTGTGTATATAATGCTTTAATCTCCATAGGAAAATATTGATCACTGAAAATACCAATAACCTTTGCTTTCTGAAAATGTGATTTATTTAATtgattaaagctggaatccttaattgGATGAACTGCCACGTCTGTTTGTGAtaatacaacaacaaagaagttactggaAACAAGGAACACAGTTTCTTTCCTCAGACATCACTGCACGCGCGAACAGCAGAAATATGTAGGCCTACTGCAATTGTTTTCCCCTACTGCCGGATGCTCCTCTCCACCGTATCtcctcaacaaaacaaaaacaatgccGAAGATGCTGGAGTGAACACTGATGCTGTTTCCCCTAATGTGGATTTGATCTTTAATTGACTGAGCATTCTCTCAATAAATCAACTAGCTACTGTATAAAAAGTCTCCATCAGAGGTTGACCCCTGTGTCATGCGTTGACCCCAGGTGAATGCCAATGGCAGTGTGATGAGCAGTGACATCGTGGGCACCGTCAAGCTGAAGACCATGCTGTCTGGCATGCCTGAGCTGAGACTGGGACTCAATGACCGAGCTCTGTTCGCCCTCACTGGCCGTAtgtacaatacacacacaggctagcagtgaacacacacacacacacacagtcactgctTCTCAGATGCAATTGCATTTTTGATGTTGATgaaaatgagtgtgtgtgttcaggagaCAAGGGGAAGACTGTAACGATGGAGGACGTTAAGTTTCACCAGTGTGTTCGTCTGTCCCGTTTCGAGAGTGACCGCACCATCTCCTTCATCCCTCCTGACGGAGAGTCTGAACTCATGTCCTACCGCATCAATACTCACGTGAGTTATCTTAATAAATTCATATTGTATCTCTGAAAATGTACACGTGTCCCTCGTAAATGACCTCCCTAAATAGCCTATATCCCTCCCTCATACAGTTTCACTCTTCCATTGCACTGTTACGGTACTGTACTGAAATCAATACTTGAGTGAGCTGTAAGTCCTGTCTGTATCAAgtacagtggtgtagtggagggtaaacacttcATGCACCATTTTTTATTTTGCCACTTTTTGGGggaaaaatgcattgaaagtaaACCGAGTGTTACTTGACTCACCGCGAACGGCGATCAGCGTTTATTCACCTATTTTtctaccactacatcactgatcaaGTAGTATAATGTCTTTCTAGTTGACGGTAGAACTAACTACATTCTGTATCCCTACAGGTGAAGCCTCTGATATGGATTGAGTCTGTCATCGAGAAGTTCTCTCACAGTCGAGTTGAGATCATGGTTAAGGTAGAGTTATATAGTAACACTCCGTGTATGAATCTATGCATTGTCCTATGCTACAGTTGCCTTTCTCTATTTCCATAGGCTAAAGGTCAGTTCAAGAAGCAGTCAGTAGCCAACAACGTGGAGGTGCGGGTTCCCGTCCCCAGTGACGCTGACTCCCCCAAGTTTAAGACCAGTACGGGCCACGCTAAATACGTCCCTGAGAAGAACCTGGCTGTGTGGACTATCAAGTCCTTCCCTGTAAGTGTTTCATCCAAGCAGCACTTCTGTCTCCAGCCGTTCTTCCCTGTTGACGAAACTCGAGGCCAAATATATAGAGACATTTTTTTGTTTACAAGCAAACGTCCCGTTCGAGGGAAGCGTGCGCATCTTCGCAACAAAAAGCTCTGTAGCAGGATAGCTAACCCTGATGGCGGGACCTTGACAAACTTAACAGTGAGAGAGTGATGACCATGAAAACACGTAAGACTGATGGCTATAGCTATGTTCAACAAGTATATTATTCTCCTGGCTTTATCTAGCCCTAGTTGTGGTATTTTACCTTGCCTCACTGGCTTGCTAACTTGCTTGGTAATCAATCCTCTGATGACAATGTTGTAGACGATAACCATCTGATTAATTGCACAAGCTGCATTTGAAGCCAGAGGATTCTGTATCCCACTCCCATGTAAATAAACCCCTTTATGATTCTGAACTGTGTGCAACTTTTCATGATGTGGCCGTCGGCCGGGAAATGGGTCTATAATGTACCCTAGAATTTAGAACATTAAGGCTCCTGACCTGGAAAAACTCCAGCCTCTTTTTCTGGTCAGGACACATCATCAGAACGAAAAACTCAGTGCCCTATATGAACCATCTCACTCTTTCTGTAatttttctctctgtatctctccgccccctctctctctctttctttttctctctctgtctgtctccagggtGGTAAGGAGTTTCTGATGCGGGCCAGCTTTGGCCTGCCCAGTGTGGAGAATGATGAGATGGAGGGCAAACCTCCCATCACTGTCAACTTTGAGATTCCATACTTCACAGTGTCAGGGATacaggtgagctgtgtgtgtgctcGCGCATGTGAGTATACTGTATTGACCTTTGAAAACAAGCTTATGCGGAACCAAAGTGGTAACTTACTTAGCATAAACTAGCATAGGCTACAAGTGCCTCATTTGGTTAGGCAAAACAAATGGTCCATTATATCAAGTTACACtgatctctctcctctgtcactctgtGTGCCTCAAGGTGCGGTACATGAAAATTATAGAGAAGAGTGGTTACCAGGCCTTGCCCTGGGTCAGATACATCACACAGAGTGGAGGTAGGACTGCCATGCTCTTTAGATATAGCTTACTCATGTATAGCAAAAAGAGACTCATCATTTAGTCATAGAGAGAAatttaagaaaaaaaataatTTTACTTTTTAAAAGTAGAACTAGTATTTATCCTATAGTATTTTTATTGTTATATTTTCTTTCATTTAGATTACCAACTACGGAGTAACTTCTAAACCATGGTGGCTAACTTCTTCCTTTGCTTCCAGAGATCATTGTTC
The Salvelinus fontinalis isolate EN_2023a unplaced genomic scaffold, ASM2944872v1 scaffold_0059, whole genome shotgun sequence genome window above contains:
- the LOC129842650 gene encoding AP-1 complex subunit mu-2, with product MSASAVFVLDLKGKVLICRNYKGDVDMAEIDHFLPLLMTQEEEGLTCPIMSHGNVHFLWIKHTNLYLVATTNKNSNASLVYAFLYKVVEVFTEYFTELEEESIQDNFVVVYELLDELMDFGFPQTTDSKILQEYITQEGTKLEVAKTKVPTTVTNAVSWRSEGIKYKKNEVFIDVIESINLLVNANGSVMSSDIVGTVKLKTMLSGMPELRLGLNDRALFALTGRDKGKTVTMEDVKFHQCVRLSRFESDRTISFIPPDGESELMSYRINTHVKPLIWIESVIEKFSHSRVEIMVKAKGQFKKQSVANNVEVRVPVPSDADSPKFKTSTGHAKYVPEKNLAVWTIKSFPGGKEFLMRASFGLPSVENDEMEGKPPITVNFEIPYFTVSGIQVRYMKIIEKSGYQALPWVRYITQSGDYQLRSNF